The Candidatus Neomarinimicrobiota bacterium genome contains the following window.
GCCAGGGGACTGGGAAGTGATCATGGATCGACGGACCGTTTTTTCCTGGTTTATTATTCCGGATGCCGTAACCCCAACAGGCGATTATGCTTTGAAGTTTGGTGTTCGTCATAGTGATGCGCTGGAGGATACTCTGAGTTCGGTGGCACATGATCAGGTCGCCCTGTTCTTCGATCATTGGTACCATATTGCCGTGGGTTATGATGGCAGCACTGCCCGAATGTGGGTGGGACCTTATGTGGTGGATAGCACCAGTACTGGAAGCTGGGAGCTGACGGCATCAACCAATGCCATGAATATCGGTGCACGACATTGGGGCAGTTATGAACGTCAACTGCATGGTGCTTTGGATGAGATTCGTGTGCTGACTGATGTACCCGACCCTGGTGACCTCGAGCTAAACCGGAATGGGACTCAGTATAGTACCAACAGTGCCACCCTGCTGTTGATCCATTTGGACAATGACTCTCCTGATCCAGTCTATCTCACTGGCACGGGGCTGATCAGCTCATTATTTGGGAATAGCATTAGCAGTCCAGATTACATCGATATTACCAGTGACCTTCCCTTTGACAATAGTAACACAAATAGGGCTCCTTTCATTTACCCTGTTTCAGCCAGGAGTGGCGGGGAAGGGGAGCTTCTGGAATTTACCTTGTATGCCTATGATGAAACAGAATCAGTTCTGACCTGGGAGGCAGTTTCCAACTTACCTGCAGGTGCCGCATTTGAACAGTCAGATAACAACGGTAGTTTTTCCTGGACACCATCTATTCAACAATCCGGCAATTATTCCCTTTCTTTTCAAGTGAGCGATGGGGAGACTGTGAGTCGGGTTTATTTTGGGAGTGGTGGAAAAAAAATAGAAAATAGAAGATAGAAAATAGAAAAACTTGCCGGGTCGAAGCTGCCTAGCGAAAACCGGTAGAAAATAGAAAATAGAAAATAGAAAATAGACGCCACCGCAAAAAGTATTTAAAAAAACATGAATATCGACTTAACTAAAATATTCTTAACAGGTTACGGAAATATAGCGTATGTTTATGATAATCAACACTTTGCGTCTCTGCGCGCTCTGCGAGAGGGACTTTTTGCGAAGGCGTCAAAATAGAAAATAGAAAATAGAAAACTTGTACGTAGGCAATGTCAAAACATATTTACCTTCGACCTTCGACCTTCGACCTTCGACCTTCGACCTTCGACCTTCGACCTTCGACCTTCGACCTTCGACCTTTCGACCTTTCGACCTTCGACCTTCGACTTTTCGACCTTCAACCTTTCGACCTTTCGACCTTCGACCTTAGACTAAAATACATGGAGTAATATATGAGTTTATCAGTAGCAGCCATCCTGGGAATCAGTCCCAAAAATTTACAGCGGAGCGATCTGCTGAATTTTATCCACCAAAATGATATAAAGCGAATCACTTTTCACTACACAGCCGGTGATGGTCGCTTGAAGCAATTGATCATTCCAGTTAATTCCATGATCTATGCCGAACGTATCCTGGCAGCAGGGGAACGAGTTGACGGTTCCAGCCTTTTCAAGGGCATGGTAGGTACCGCATCCTCAGATCTTTACGTTGTACCTGTATACGCTTCAGCATTTCTGGATCCCTTCGATGAGAAAAGCATCAGCTTTCTGTGTCGCTTCTTGGATAAAGACGAAAAACTGGCCGAATTCTGTCCTGATAATATCCTCATGTGGGCTGCAGAGCAACTCAGAGAAAAACATGATTATGATCTATGGGCTTTGGGTGAGCTTGAATTCTATTTGATCGGCGACCAGCCGGAAGATCGTTACCCCATGCCTTTTCAAGCGGGTTATCACGCCTCAGGACCTTTTTCAAAATACATCGATATGGTTAAGGAGATGTTGGAGATCATTGCCGATATCACCGGTCATGTGAAGTATGGTCACTCTGAGGTCGGGACGATTAAAAGTATTGAGAGTCGTGATCAGTTTCTGAATGGCAAGTATGCTGAACAGTTTGAAGTAGAATTCCTACCGGCTCCCATTGAATGGGCTGCTGACTATCTGAGTCTGGCAAAATGGGTCGTGCGTAATGTTGCAGAGCAGTACGGGTTACTTGCTACGTTTTCTCCAAAACTTGAGATAGGCTATGCTGGAACTGGACTCCACTTCCACATGGAATTGTTGCGGGATAACAATAATGTGATGACCAATGCCAATGGTGAGCTTTCAACAGTAGCCAAACAGGCCATCGGAGGTCTCCTGCGTTATGCGCCATCCCTGACCGCTTTTGGTAATACGATTGCTGCCTCTCATTTGCGTCTGGTCCCCGGTCAGGAATCACCAACCCGCCTATTCTGGAGTGACTTCAACCGCTCTGCTTTGATTCGAGTTCCACTGGGGTGGCGGCATGGTGAGGATATGGCTTCGGTAATCAATCACCGTCTGAAAGATCGTTATCGTTCTCCTTTCAAACGGCAGACTATTGAGTTGCGAAGTGCGGATGGGTCAGCCCATGTCCATCTGCTGCTGGCTGGCATTACCCAGTCTATTATTTACGGGTTGGATCACGGTGATGTCTCGCTCAATTTGGCTAACAAACGCTATATTGGATCGCAAGTTAAACCCAGTGAGGATATCCCGGATTTACCGCCCAGTTGTTATGAGTCTGCTAAATATCTTACAGAAGAAGCCGAGCTATATGCTGACTTGATCCCCAAGTACATATTGGAACATGTGAGTGAACAATTGATTAATGAAGGCGATGAGCATCTCACAGAAGAACTTGAAAAGATGACTGAAGCAGAAAAGATCGAACACCAACGGGAGCTCATGCATCGCTGCATTCATGTGGCGTAGTGGTTGAAATTTGAAAGTTGACGAAACCGCTAGAAGTATCTGAGAATTCATGAAATGTGCCCTGAAACCATTAAATACAACCATATATAGTGAATACTCCTAAATCCATATATATCAACACTCCGCGTCATTTCGATGAACTCAATACAACGCTCTGCGCGCTTTGCCTGTGCGGCGAAGCTTGTAGAGCGTAGACGTGCGAGAGGTACTTTTTGCGAAGGCGTCAAAGTTGAAAAGTTAGCCGGGTCGAAGTTTTAGCGCAGATTGGTTGTTATAAAGAAATGATCACCAACTATATTGCCCGCCATGTTGGGAAACCAGATACCATTTGATAAATTTACGCGGAACAGCCGAGTTGTGTTTTTCACTGGTGCAGGTATCTCAGCTGAAAGTGGGATCTCCACTTTTCGTGATCCAGATGGGCATTGGTCAAAATATGATCCAATGAAATTGGCCAGTCCTGAAGGTTTTAGGGCAGATCCAGAACTGGTGCTGGGGTGGTATGCCGCACGGCGCCAGACAGCCCGTGAAGCACAACCAAACAAGGGACACCTGGCTATTACGCAATTTCAGAAACTATTTCCCAATTCCGTGGTTATAACCCAGAACGTTGATGGTCTCCATGCCAGAGCTGGCAATGACCCGGTTTGGGAACTGCATGGAAACATTCATCGACACAAATGTTTTAAATGTGGAACAATGGGTGAATTGAAACAGGATCAGGAAGCTGAGATCAACTATTGTCGTTGTGGTGGTATGTTGAGACCAGATGTTGTCTGGTTTGGAGAATCCCTTTCTGTCGCTTTGCTTAACGAGGTGTATGAAGCTGTGGCTCGCTGCAAACTATTTTTCACCGTTGGAACCTCCACGCAGGTTTATCCCGCTGCTCAGTTACCGTTTGAAGCGCAGGATCATGGAGCATTTGTAATTGAGATCAATCCTGAAATAACCCCCTTCAGCACCCGAGCGAATATCAGCATAAGGGATTCGGCAGGGGTTGCTCTACCTGACTTATACGAGGAATTCTATGCTGCACTTTCATAATATGATCCTTTCGCACCGACCTTATGCCCCTGAGATCATTAATTTACACAGATGAAAACTCATGAAACTCACAAAACCCAATAACCCAAGAACCCAAGAACCCAAGAACCCAAGAACCCAAGAACCCATGAAACTCAATA
Protein-coding sequences here:
- a CDS encoding NAD-dependent deacylase — its product is MLGNQIPFDKFTRNSRVVFFTGAGISAESGISTFRDPDGHWSKYDPMKLASPEGFRADPELVLGWYAARRQTAREAQPNKGHLAITQFQKLFPNSVVITQNVDGLHARAGNDPVWELHGNIHRHKCFKCGTMGELKQDQEAEINYCRCGGMLRPDVVWFGESLSVALLNEVYEAVARCKLFFTVGTSTQVYPAAQLPFEAQDHGAFVIEINPEITPFSTRANISIRDSAGVALPDLYEEFYAALS
- a CDS encoding LamG-like jellyroll fold domain-containing protein, giving the protein PGDWEVIMDRRTVFSWFIIPDAVTPTGDYALKFGVRHSDALEDTLSSVAHDQVALFFDHWYHIAVGYDGSTARMWVGPYVVDSTSTGSWELTASTNAMNIGARHWGSYERQLHGALDEIRVLTDVPDPGDLELNRNGTQYSTNSATLLLIHLDNDSPDPVYLTGTGLISSLFGNSISSPDYIDITSDLPFDNSNTNRAPFIYPVSARSGGEGELLEFTLYAYDETESVLTWEAVSNLPAGAAFEQSDNNGSFSWTPSIQQSGNYSLSFQVSDGETVSRVYFGSGGKKIENRR
- a CDS encoding glutamine synthetase family protein, with amino-acid sequence MSLSVAAILGISPKNLQRSDLLNFIHQNDIKRITFHYTAGDGRLKQLIIPVNSMIYAERILAAGERVDGSSLFKGMVGTASSDLYVVPVYASAFLDPFDEKSISFLCRFLDKDEKLAEFCPDNILMWAAEQLREKHDYDLWALGELEFYLIGDQPEDRYPMPFQAGYHASGPFSKYIDMVKEMLEIIADITGHVKYGHSEVGTIKSIESRDQFLNGKYAEQFEVEFLPAPIEWAADYLSLAKWVVRNVAEQYGLLATFSPKLEIGYAGTGLHFHMELLRDNNNVMTNANGELSTVAKQAIGGLLRYAPSLTAFGNTIAASHLRLVPGQESPTRLFWSDFNRSALIRVPLGWRHGEDMASVINHRLKDRYRSPFKRQTIELRSADGSAHVHLLLAGITQSIIYGLDHGDVSLNLANKRYIGSQVKPSEDIPDLPPSCYESAKYLTEEAELYADLIPKYILEHVSEQLINEGDEHLTEELEKMTEAEKIEHQRELMHRCIHVA